In a genomic window of Flavobacterium sp. KACC 22761:
- a CDS encoding sigma 54-interacting response regulator has product MAKPLKILIVEDQFVEANHLRLMLKKAGHSITGMARSVSDAKYYIAQEKPELVLLDIFLLGKETGIDLAEILRENNIPFIYLSANSNEEVLNKAKLTHPYGFLVKPFREKDLLITIEIAEYHQEHGIESSIRKELLFQKQLKSIVKKSGTWDDRVLNIVTSLQSLISFDLVMAVFYIDGKLSNRVLGYARTGLHEYQKIGIEELQNITALKESEINELRNKSKVETDATFYNDDDFVKICEKTPIKKMIANSMNMKSNLMLPVPLSLNENGGLYLSFFSRQSTNYNKNHLKLCDRLQEPLIYAIENLIHADKKLDQKNTSAVNHNTGKNTKISGFESIVGKSPMLLKLFDHIIQVAPADTTVLITGESGTGKESIANSIQQLSGKKNGPFIKINCSALPPSLIESELFGHEKGSFTGATEKRIGKFEQANNGTLFLDEIGDMPLEMQAKLLRAIQEKEIERVGGNLPIKVNVRIIAATNCNLEKEVAEGRFRLDLYYRLNVFPIQMPPLRERKEDIGLLARHFIAVYSAKTGKNVREISETALKSLLAYHWPGNIRELENLIERSILLAKTDTIEHIPLPAFDEIKVNNKSNEWYFKTIQENEREHIINVLEKCNGRIRGAGGASEILGLPPTTLASRMQKLGIKRSHF; this is encoded by the coding sequence ATGGCAAAACCACTAAAAATACTTATTGTTGAAGATCAGTTTGTAGAAGCAAATCATTTGCGTTTGATGCTGAAAAAGGCAGGACATTCGATTACAGGAATGGCGCGATCAGTTTCAGATGCCAAATATTATATTGCTCAGGAAAAACCCGAATTGGTTCTTCTAGACATTTTCCTTTTGGGGAAAGAAACGGGCATTGATCTTGCCGAAATACTCAGGGAAAATAATATTCCTTTTATTTACCTTTCTGCCAATTCTAATGAAGAAGTTCTCAATAAGGCGAAACTGACGCATCCTTATGGATTTTTGGTAAAACCCTTTCGCGAAAAAGATTTGTTGATTACGATTGAAATCGCTGAATATCATCAAGAACACGGAATCGAATCATCGATCAGAAAAGAGCTTTTATTTCAGAAACAATTAAAATCAATAGTCAAAAAAAGTGGCACTTGGGATGATCGTGTTTTGAATATTGTCACTTCTTTACAATCTCTTATATCTTTTGATCTTGTAATGGCTGTTTTTTATATTGATGGCAAATTATCCAATCGCGTTTTAGGATATGCCAGAACCGGTTTGCACGAATATCAAAAAATCGGAATTGAGGAATTGCAAAATATCACAGCTTTAAAAGAATCTGAAATCAATGAATTAAGAAACAAAAGCAAAGTCGAAACTGATGCAACATTCTATAACGATGATGATTTCGTTAAAATATGCGAAAAAACGCCGATCAAAAAAATGATTGCCAATTCAATGAATATGAAGTCCAATTTGATGCTTCCTGTTCCGTTGTCGCTTAATGAAAATGGCGGACTGTATTTGTCTTTTTTTAGCAGGCAATCTACCAATTATAATAAAAATCATTTGAAGTTGTGCGACAGGCTTCAAGAACCTTTAATTTATGCAATTGAAAATTTAATTCATGCTGATAAAAAATTAGATCAAAAAAATACTTCAGCTGTAAATCACAATACTGGAAAAAACACAAAAATATCCGGATTCGAATCCATCGTTGGCAAGAGTCCAATGCTTTTAAAATTATTCGATCATATCATACAAGTTGCGCCAGCAGACACAACTGTTTTGATTACTGGCGAAAGTGGTACAGGAAAAGAAAGTATTGCCAATAGTATTCAGCAATTATCTGGCAAAAAAAATGGTCCATTCATAAAAATCAATTGTTCTGCGTTACCGCCAAGCCTAATTGAATCAGAATTATTTGGCCATGAAAAAGGATCTTTTACAGGCGCAACCGAAAAACGAATTGGCAAATTTGAGCAAGCCAACAATGGCACTTTGTTTTTAGATGAAATTGGTGATATGCCTTTAGAAATGCAAGCAAAATTGCTTCGCGCGATTCAGGAAAAGGAAATTGAACGCGTTGGTGGAAATCTTCCCATAAAAGTAAATGTTCGAATAATTGCAGCAACAAATTGCAATCTTGAAAAAGAAGTGGCAGAAGGGCGTTTCCGACTTGATTTGTACTATCGTTTAAATGTATTTCCAATCCAAATGCCACCATTACGAGAACGAAAAGAAGATATAGGACTTCTTGCCCGCCATTTTATTGCAGTATATAGCGCCAAAACGGGGAAAAATGTACGGGAAATATCAGAAACCGCCTTAAAAAGTCTTTTAGCTTATCACTGGCCGGGAAACATTCGCGAACTTGAAAATCTTATTGAAAGAAGTATTCTTTTGGCCAAAACAGATACAATCGAACATATTCCGCTTCCCGCTTTTGATGAAATCAAAGTAAACAACAAATCAAACGAATGGTACTTCAAAACCATTCAAGAAAATGAAAGAGAACATATTATCAATGTTTTGGAAAAATGCAACGGAAGAATCAGAGGTGCCGGTGGCGCTTCGGAAATATTGGGGCTTCCTCCTACTACATTAGCGTCAAGAATGCAAAAATTAGGAATTAAGAGAAGTCATTTTTAA
- a CDS encoding alpha/beta hydrolase, which yields MLTENSTTILFITGAFVSNKCWDEWKLFFENKGFKTLAPAWPYKDAPANVLRDRHPDPQIASLRLSQLIEYFENIAKNLPQKPIIIGHSIGGLIAQILLQRNLASSAIAIHSVPPQGIMTFKFSFLKAGWGPLGFFTSTKKTFLMSFPQWQYAFTNGMPEEWQDKAYCESAIPESKLIVRDTITSVAKVDFKAPHKPLLLIAGSIDHTIPESLNFSNYKKYSDKNSITDFKVFPNRNHFVLNQPGWQEIAVYIQEWIAKLPPQNS from the coding sequence ATGCTAACCGAAAACTCTACTACGATTCTTTTTATTACGGGAGCTTTTGTCAGTAATAAATGTTGGGATGAATGGAAACTATTTTTTGAGAACAAAGGCTTTAAAACCCTTGCTCCCGCGTGGCCGTACAAAGATGCGCCAGCAAATGTTTTGCGCGATCGTCATCCTGATCCGCAGATTGCAAGTTTGCGATTGTCTCAATTAATTGAATATTTTGAGAATATTGCAAAAAATCTTCCTCAGAAACCTATTATCATCGGGCATTCTATCGGCGGACTTATTGCGCAAATACTCTTGCAGCGCAATCTAGCATCGTCTGCAATTGCCATACATTCGGTTCCTCCTCAAGGAATAATGACATTTAAATTTTCTTTCCTAAAAGCAGGCTGGGGACCGTTGGGTTTCTTCACTTCTACCAAGAAAACGTTCTTAATGAGTTTTCCGCAATGGCAATATGCCTTTACAAACGGCATGCCTGAGGAATGGCAAGACAAAGCCTATTGCGAATCGGCAATTCCTGAATCTAAATTAATTGTTCGTGATACGATAACTTCTGTTGCAAAAGTAGATTTTAAGGCACCACATAAGCCACTATTGCTAATTGCAGGATCAATCGATCATACTATTCCCGAATCTTTGAATTTTTCGAATTATAAAAAATACTCAGACAAAAATTCAATCACCGATTTTAAGGTTTTCCCAAATCGAAATCACTTTGTACTAAATCAGCCCGGATGGCAAGAAATAGCGGTTTACATTCAAGAATGGATTGCCAAACTGCCTCCACAAAATTCATAA
- a CDS encoding alpha/beta hydrolase has translation MKTNSLNIPFFNLKTKAAQFLASAILILTLISCNKKTEETSTPEAKPAETTETAEVAPANPPANFKHATATVNGIKIHYVIGGHGDPLVLVHGFGQNWYMWNRLLPELSKHFTVIAPDLRGVGESDKPESGYDKKTMASDIHELVNQLGYKKINLAGHDIGLMVAYAYAAQYGDSVNKLALMDALLPGIEPVWSNVKGSAWWFGFFGWPASGEIVKGKEKEFLTNFWPIVGHVKDPFTAEESAEFIRAYATEGGTTAAFKWFGAFDQDGKDNVIFAKKKLKMPLLAMGGEYFAAAFLKDHSKLVAENVSESKIAGSGHWLVQENTAQVQKDLLAFFLAK, from the coding sequence ATGAAAACAAATTCATTAAACATTCCATTTTTCAATTTAAAAACAAAAGCAGCACAGTTTCTCGCTTCTGCTATTTTAATATTGACTTTAATTTCTTGTAATAAAAAAACCGAAGAAACATCTACACCAGAAGCAAAACCGGCAGAGACAACCGAAACAGCAGAAGTTGCGCCAGCAAATCCGCCGGCAAATTTTAAACATGCGACAGCAACTGTAAACGGAATCAAAATTCATTACGTTATTGGCGGACATGGTGATCCACTAGTTTTAGTTCACGGTTTTGGGCAAAACTGGTACATGTGGAATCGCTTATTGCCAGAACTATCTAAACATTTCACTGTAATTGCTCCAGATTTAAGAGGCGTTGGCGAATCGGATAAACCAGAAAGCGGTTATGATAAAAAAACGATGGCATCTGACATTCACGAATTGGTAAATCAGCTTGGGTATAAAAAAATCAATTTGGCGGGACATGACATCGGACTTATGGTGGCTTATGCTTATGCCGCACAATATGGCGACAGCGTCAATAAACTAGCCTTGATGGACGCACTTTTGCCTGGAATTGAGCCAGTTTGGTCAAATGTAAAAGGATCTGCATGGTGGTTTGGTTTCTTCGGATGGCCAGCTTCTGGAGAGATTGTAAAAGGAAAAGAAAAAGAATTCTTAACTAATTTCTGGCCAATTGTAGGGCATGTAAAAGATCCATTTACTGCAGAAGAATCAGCTGAATTTATTAGAGCTTATGCTACAGAAGGAGGCACAACTGCCGCATTCAAATGGTTTGGCGCATTTGATCAAGACGGAAAAGACAATGTTATTTTCGCAAAGAAAAAACTGAAAATGCCATTATTAGCAATGGGAGGAGAATATTTTGCGGCAGCTTTCCTTAAAGACCATTCAAAATTAGTTGCTGAAAATGTTAGCGAATCTAAAATTGCTGGTTCTGGGCATTGGTTAGTTCAAGAAAATACGGCTCAAGTTCAAAAAGATTTACTAGCCTTCTTTTTGGCTAAATAA
- a CDS encoding amidohydrolase, which translates to MKKLLLILLLSAGLSSQAQQKADLIIYNGKIATMQKQNEFAQAIAMKDGIILDVGTEKNILSSYKSSETKLIDAKGKTVVPGLNDSHMHVIREGLNYNSELRWDGVKTLKRAMEMLKEQAARTPDGVWIKVIGGWNEFQFEEKRQPTIEEINAAVPDKPVFITYLYGKAFLNKKGIEVLKYTKDTKYEGSLLEQDSNGNLTGLMYAKETPKAIYMTMGLTTKLTPEERINSSIQFNHELNRFGLTSVIDAAGGSQNFPADYVTSLDLAKQNKLSLRISYYLFAQQKGKELQDYEKWVAETKINKNDNLIVANGYVEEGAGENIVASAADFENFLEPRIVLSDEMETDLEPIIRLLVKNRWPFRLHATYGESIDRMLNVFEKVNKEIPFNGLRWFFDHAETITPSELQRVKKLGGGIAIQFRMYYQGELYNKLYGAPKTQLPPIKKMLELGIPVGMGTDATRISTYNPWMSLHWLLTGKTIGGMQFWPKDQVLDKFTALQLYTSGSAWFSGEEKDKGKLIKGMYADMAILSDDYFSLKPDDIRKIESVLTIVNGKIVYASAEYKALNPEIPAVIPDWSPVKYFGGYQK; encoded by the coding sequence ATGAAAAAATTATTATTAATTCTATTGCTTTCTGCGGGCTTGTCATCTCAAGCCCAGCAAAAAGCTGATCTGATTATTTACAACGGAAAAATTGCAACAATGCAGAAACAAAACGAATTTGCTCAGGCAATTGCAATGAAAGACGGAATAATTCTGGACGTTGGAACCGAGAAAAACATTCTTTCTTCTTATAAATCATCGGAAACAAAATTGATTGATGCCAAGGGAAAAACCGTAGTTCCGGGATTAAATGACAGCCACATGCACGTTATTCGTGAAGGTTTGAACTATAATTCAGAATTGCGCTGGGATGGTGTTAAAACCTTAAAACGTGCTATGGAAATGCTGAAAGAACAAGCAGCAAGAACTCCCGATGGTGTTTGGATCAAAGTTATAGGAGGCTGGAATGAATTTCAGTTTGAAGAAAAAAGACAACCCACAATTGAGGAAATCAACGCTGCAGTTCCTGATAAACCTGTTTTTATAACCTATTTATATGGAAAAGCTTTTCTAAACAAAAAAGGAATTGAAGTTTTAAAATATACAAAAGACACAAAATACGAAGGAAGTCTTTTAGAACAAGATTCCAACGGAAATTTAACGGGTTTGATGTACGCCAAAGAAACTCCAAAAGCCATTTACATGACAATGGGATTGACAACAAAATTAACTCCCGAAGAAAGAATCAACAGTTCCATTCAATTTAATCATGAATTGAATCGCTTCGGGTTGACCAGTGTTATTGATGCTGCGGGCGGAAGTCAAAATTTTCCTGCGGATTATGTAACTTCTTTGGATTTGGCCAAACAAAACAAGCTGAGCCTCCGAATTTCATACTATTTGTTTGCACAGCAAAAAGGCAAAGAATTACAAGATTATGAAAAATGGGTTGCCGAAACCAAAATCAATAAAAATGACAATCTGATTGTGGCCAATGGTTATGTTGAAGAAGGCGCCGGAGAAAACATTGTAGCTTCGGCAGCTGATTTTGAAAATTTCCTTGAACCAAGAATTGTTTTATCTGATGAAATGGAAACAGATTTGGAGCCCATTATTCGGCTTTTGGTGAAAAACAGATGGCCTTTTAGACTTCACGCGACTTACGGCGAATCGATTGACAGAATGCTGAATGTTTTCGAAAAAGTGAACAAAGAAATTCCGTTTAACGGTTTGCGCTGGTTTTTTGATCATGCCGAAACCATTACGCCATCAGAATTACAACGTGTTAAAAAATTAGGTGGCGGTATCGCAATTCAATTCAGAATGTATTATCAAGGTGAATTGTATAACAAATTATATGGCGCTCCAAAAACACAATTGCCTCCAATCAAGAAAATGCTAGAATTAGGAATTCCGGTGGGAATGGGAACAGATGCGACACGAATTTCAACTTACAATCCTTGGATGTCATTGCATTGGCTTTTAACCGGAAAAACAATTGGCGGCATGCAGTTTTGGCCGAAAGATCAGGTTTTGGACAAATTCACAGCCTTGCAATTATATACTTCTGGAAGTGCTTGGTTTTCTGGCGAAGAAAAAGACAAAGGAAAATTAATCAAGGGGATGTATGCTGATATGGCAATTTTATCAGACGATTATTTTTCGCTTAAACCAGACGACATTCGAAAAATCGAATCGGTTTTGACGATTGTAAATGGCAAAATTGTTTACGCTTCCGCGGAATATAAAGCTTTGAATCCAGAAATTCCTGCGGTAATTCCGGATTGGTCTCCTGTGAAATATTTTGGCGGTTACCAAAAATGA
- a CDS encoding MBL fold metallo-hydrolase gives MKNYKSILIAILFVVVFLSAQKTYAQFPMPPEVPIWDANKVNLQLHKISDNVYAVSPSTTETETTKGIPQATSAGFIVGEKGVLLIETMLNKRLYDQLYKLIRSVTPKPIVYAINTSDHGDHCFGNYLLPKETILIQNEFCKENLSKNYENIKQFMIMLFGKDRGIEQSVYRPADLTIAVNQSIKLDLGGNKIVEIINVGTAQSPADLFVFLKDSDKNVLWAGNPFIAESPTIPWLFDGYFLEPVRNLQKIYNMIGDNDVVVPGHGRITNKKGIKYTIDYVNALKTNVEAAVKKGETLEQVKASVTMKEFDKGYVLFNWLHYNFNIPNAYNDIKKNSLGK, from the coding sequence ATGAAAAATTATAAATCTATTCTAATTGCAATACTTTTTGTCGTCGTTTTTTTATCGGCACAAAAAACGTATGCGCAATTTCCAATGCCTCCCGAAGTTCCAATTTGGGATGCCAATAAAGTGAATTTGCAATTGCATAAAATCTCGGATAATGTGTATGCGGTTTCACCTTCTACGACCGAAACAGAAACTACAAAGGGAATTCCGCAAGCTACTTCTGCCGGATTTATTGTGGGCGAAAAAGGCGTTTTGTTGATCGAAACGATGCTAAACAAACGATTATACGATCAATTGTACAAGCTGATTCGTTCTGTTACTCCAAAACCAATCGTTTACGCAATAAATACAAGCGATCACGGCGATCACTGTTTTGGGAATTATTTGCTTCCAAAAGAAACTATTTTGATACAAAATGAATTCTGCAAAGAAAATCTTTCTAAGAATTACGAAAACATAAAACAATTTATGATCATGCTTTTTGGAAAAGATCGCGGGATAGAACAAAGCGTTTACCGTCCCGCTGATCTTACAATTGCAGTAAATCAAAGTATTAAACTGGATTTGGGAGGCAATAAAATTGTAGAAATTATTAATGTAGGAACAGCGCAATCACCAGCAGATTTGTTTGTATTTTTGAAAGATTCAGACAAAAATGTATTGTGGGCAGGAAATCCGTTTATTGCTGAAAGTCCAACGATTCCTTGGTTGTTTGACGGTTATTTTTTAGAGCCTGTTCGCAATCTTCAAAAAATTTACAATATGATTGGAGATAATGATGTTGTCGTTCCCGGTCACGGCCGAATTACCAACAAAAAAGGAATTAAATACACCATTGATTATGTAAACGCTTTGAAGACAAATGTAGAAGCGGCCGTTAAAAAAGGGGAAACTTTAGAGCAAGTAAAAGCATCTGTCACGATGAAAGAATTTGATAAAGGGTATGTACTTTTTAACTGGTTGCATTACAATTTCAATATTCCAAACGCTTACAACGATATTAAGAAAAACAGTTTAGGCAAATAA
- a CDS encoding alginate export family protein — MKKIILLLLICINLHAQSYPDFKPLRFDENYEVLQKDTVKKNWYKTMKYMPLSSSGQTYLSFGGEVRYQYFYAKNEKWGDDPQDPDGYILNRFLLHADFHSSKYFRAFIQLQSSNANGRIDPSPVDNNPLEVHQGFIDINVLSERNKLLIFRTGRQELSYGSQRLVAVRDGPNNRQSFDAAKAILGINNYRADLFYSHYVVAQDGIFDDYSNKKRQFWGSYFVINKIPAIKNIDLYYLGYERANANFDDASGKELRHSVGTRIWGKYSEWRYDAEAVYQFGDVASKDIKAWTVSLNTGYRLPTVVLKPEFGIKVELISGDKTNGDTKLNTFNPLFPRGAYFGLASVIGPSNLVDFHPSISLELAKNIDWVIDYDMFWRYSSEDGIYGPNTIMIYPGDATDAKEIGKQLESEIIYTPNQYLYFRVEATWFKAGDFLKAAGTGKNMFFTGVTMQLKF; from the coding sequence ATGAAAAAAATCATTCTATTATTACTTATTTGTATTAATCTTCATGCTCAGTCATATCCAGACTTCAAACCGCTGCGATTTGACGAAAACTATGAGGTTTTACAAAAAGATACCGTCAAAAAAAATTGGTACAAAACCATGAAATATATGCCACTCTCCTCTTCGGGACAAACTTATTTGAGTTTTGGAGGAGAAGTCAGGTACCAATATTTCTATGCAAAAAATGAAAAATGGGGAGATGATCCGCAAGATCCTGATGGATACATTTTAAACCGATTTTTGCTTCACGCCGATTTTCATTCAAGCAAATATTTCCGAGCTTTTATCCAGCTTCAAAGCAGCAATGCGAATGGCAGAATAGATCCGAGTCCGGTTGACAACAATCCGCTTGAAGTGCATCAAGGATTTATCGATATTAATGTGCTTTCGGAACGAAACAAACTATTGATTTTTAGAACCGGAAGACAAGAATTAAGTTATGGATCACAACGTTTGGTGGCCGTTCGAGATGGGCCAAATAATCGTCAGTCATTTGATGCTGCAAAAGCAATTTTGGGAATAAATAATTATCGAGCCGATTTATTTTACAGCCATTATGTAGTAGCTCAAGACGGTATTTTTGATGATTATTCGAATAAAAAAAGACAATTCTGGGGAAGTTATTTTGTCATCAATAAAATTCCGGCCATCAAAAACATTGATCTTTATTATTTAGGTTATGAAAGAGCAAATGCCAATTTTGATGATGCCAGCGGAAAAGAATTACGTCATTCTGTGGGAACACGTATTTGGGGGAAATACAGTGAATGGCGTTATGATGCCGAAGCGGTTTATCAATTTGGAGATGTTGCTTCTAAAGACATTAAAGCATGGACGGTTTCTTTGAATACGGGATATCGACTTCCTACTGTCGTTTTAAAACCTGAATTCGGAATTAAAGTCGAATTGATCAGTGGAGATAAAACAAATGGAGACACTAAATTAAACACCTTTAATCCGTTGTTTCCAAGAGGTGCTTATTTCGGATTAGCATCTGTAATTGGTCCATCGAATCTTGTTGATTTTCATCCATCAATTAGCTTAGAATTGGCAAAAAATATCGATTGGGTTATTGATTATGACATGTTTTGGAGATACAGCAGCGAAGATGGAATTTATGGGCCAAACACCATCATGATTTATCCTGGCGACGCGACAGATGCTAAAGAAATTGGAAAACAATTGGAAAGTGAAATTATCTACACGCCAAACCAATATTTATATTTCCGCGTTGAGGCAACTTGGTTTAAAGCCGGTGATTTCTTAAAAGCCGCTGGAACTGGAAAAAATATGTTTTTTACAGGCGTTACCATGCAACTTAAATTTTAA
- a CDS encoding polysaccharide deacetylase family protein, with translation MTTRRNFIKMAGLTGAAVMANPVDTFSNPTKQEKMDSEIQNKWLDGSRLVVSVSMQFEAGGQPENAESPFPQNMQKGYRDLPAETWYQYGYKEGIPRMLDNWDKHGIKVTSHMVGSAVLKNPALAKEIVQRGHEAAAHGMNWSSEYAMSYEEEKKFIKDGVDAIKNVTGFTAVGYNANWLRRGENTIKILQELGFIYHIDDLSRDEPFIIQANKKDFVVVPYTIRCNDIVLVEGKNFSTDQFFNQVKAEFDQLYAESEFKRRQMSISFHDRIGGTPQMVKTVSDLLDYMKKHNGVTFKRKDEIAKMTLQDKTSIRE, from the coding sequence ATGACAACACGAAGAAACTTTATAAAAATGGCAGGTTTGACCGGTGCTGCAGTAATGGCAAATCCTGTGGACACATTTTCAAACCCTACAAAACAAGAAAAAATGGATTCTGAAATACAAAATAAATGGTTAGACGGATCGAGATTAGTCGTTTCAGTTTCGATGCAGTTTGAAGCAGGCGGGCAACCTGAAAACGCTGAAAGCCCGTTTCCTCAAAATATGCAAAAAGGATATCGCGATTTGCCAGCTGAAACTTGGTATCAATATGGCTATAAAGAAGGAATTCCGAGAATGTTAGACAACTGGGACAAACACGGCATAAAAGTTACCTCGCACATGGTAGGCTCTGCAGTCTTAAAAAATCCAGCGCTTGCCAAAGAAATTGTACAACGTGGACATGAAGCGGCTGCACATGGAATGAACTGGAGTTCTGAATATGCAATGTCTTACGAAGAAGAAAAAAAGTTTATCAAAGACGGTGTTGATGCCATAAAAAATGTTACGGGTTTTACTGCTGTTGGCTACAATGCCAATTGGCTTAGACGTGGAGAAAATACAATCAAAATCCTGCAGGAATTAGGTTTTATATATCATATCGACGATTTGAGCCGAGACGAGCCTTTTATCATTCAGGCAAATAAAAAAGATTTTGTTGTGGTTCCTTATACCATTCGCTGTAATGATATTGTTCTAGTTGAAGGCAAAAATTTTTCTACCGATCAATTCTTTAATCAAGTTAAAGCAGAATTTGACCAACTCTATGCAGAAAGTGAATTCAAGCGCAGACAAATGTCTATCAGTTTTCACGACCGAATTGGCGGAACACCACAAATGGTAAAAACAGTTTCGGACTTGCTGGATTATATGAAAAAACACAATGGCGTAACTTTTAAAAGAAAAGACGAAATTGCCAAAATGACGCTTCAGGATAAAACATCAATTAGAGAATAA
- a CDS encoding MFS transporter: MSNNKKSIYTLQFMLLCMSSLLFSSSFNMIIPELPNYLSSLGGAEYKGLIISLFTLTAGLSRPFSGKLTDKWGRVPVMAVGSVVCLICGFLYPILSSVSGFLFLRLVHGFSTGFKPTATSAYVSDIIPQERWGEGLGMHGLCFSIGGALGPALGGMVANAYGIDAMFYSSSFLAFLSIVIVINMKETLETKEKLHKSMFFLSRTDIIDVGALPAGIITFFSYSAYGLILTLIPDWSEHLGTQNKGVFFTAFTVASVLVRFGAGKVSDRYGRTNVLLVGLIITSLAIYTISEGTDVTMLLIGAGIYGMGTGILSPAINAWTIDLSKPQQKGKAIATMYISMELGIGLGALVGGSYYQDQIMRIPQILKIDILMLVMAILYLVYWKRKKNTRVAKSLR; this comes from the coding sequence ATGTCAAATAATAAAAAATCCATTTATACACTTCAGTTTATGCTGCTTTGTATGAGCTCGCTTTTATTTTCCTCCAGTTTCAATATGATTATACCAGAACTTCCGAATTACCTTAGTAGTTTGGGAGGAGCTGAATATAAAGGACTTATTATCTCGCTATTTACGCTTACAGCGGGATTATCCCGACCTTTTAGTGGAAAACTGACAGACAAATGGGGGCGTGTTCCCGTTATGGCGGTTGGATCTGTGGTTTGTTTGATTTGTGGTTTTTTGTATCCCATATTAAGTTCGGTCTCTGGTTTTCTTTTCTTGCGTTTGGTTCATGGTTTTTCAACTGGATTTAAGCCAACGGCGACATCTGCTTATGTTTCGGATATTATTCCACAAGAACGTTGGGGAGAAGGATTGGGCATGCATGGTTTGTGCTTTAGTATCGGAGGCGCGCTGGGTCCTGCGTTGGGCGGAATGGTGGCCAATGCCTACGGAATTGATGCGATGTTTTACAGTTCTTCATTTCTTGCTTTTTTATCGATTGTGATTGTGATCAACATGAAGGAAACTTTAGAGACTAAAGAAAAACTTCATAAATCGATGTTTTTTCTCAGTCGTACCGATATTATTGATGTTGGCGCACTTCCCGCGGGCATCATTACATTTTTTTCTTATTCGGCATACGGATTAATTCTGACTTTGATTCCCGATTGGAGCGAACATCTTGGAACACAAAATAAAGGCGTGTTTTTTACTGCTTTTACCGTTGCATCTGTTCTGGTGCGTTTTGGTGCAGGAAAAGTTTCAGACCGATATGGAAGAACAAATGTTTTACTCGTTGGATTAATTATTACGTCTTTGGCAATTTATACTATCAGCGAAGGTACAGATGTAACAATGTTGCTAATAGGCGCCGGAATTTACGGAATGGGGACAGGCATTTTATCACCAGCCATAAATGCATGGACAATTGATTTGAGCAAGCCACAACAGAAGGGGAAAGCGATTGCGACGATGTACATTTCAATGGAATTGGGTATTGGCTTGGGCGCACTCGTGGGAGGAAGTTATTACCAAGATCAGATTATGAGAATACCACAGATATTGAAAATTGATATTTTAATGTTAGTGATGGCGATTCTGTATTTAGTGTATTGGAAAAGAAAGAAAAATACTCGAGTGGCTAAATCGCTTAGATAA
- a CDS encoding alpha/beta hydrolase gives MSTFKVKDGAEIYYKDWGTGQPIVFHHGWPLSSDDWDAQMMFFVKKGYRVIAHDRRGHGRSSQTSEGNNMETYASDIAQLVEALDLKDAIHVGHSTGGGEVIRYAAKYGKGRIAKAVIISAVPPIMVQSESNPEGVPLSIFDEIRNGTAFTRSQYFYDFPIPFYGWNREGQTVQEGIKQNWWRQGMMGSVLAHYEGIKAFSETDFREDLKSLDIPVLVLHGEDDQIVPYHQAPKSAALLKNGKLISYPGFPHGMPTTEAETINKDILAFIK, from the coding sequence ATGAGCACATTTAAAGTAAAAGACGGAGCAGAAATTTATTATAAAGATTGGGGAACGGGACAACCAATTGTTTTTCATCACGGCTGGCCATTATCAAGTGATGATTGGGACGCGCAAATGATGTTTTTCGTAAAAAAAGGCTACAGAGTTATTGCACACGATCGCCGCGGACACGGACGCTCAAGCCAAACTTCTGAAGGAAATAACATGGAAACTTATGCATCTGACATTGCTCAATTAGTTGAAGCTTTAGATTTAAAAGATGCAATTCACGTTGGGCATTCAACTGGAGGCGGTGAAGTAATTCGTTATGCAGCAAAATACGGAAAAGGACGTATTGCAAAAGCAGTAATCATTAGTGCAGTACCACCAATTATGGTTCAAAGCGAATCAAACCCTGAAGGTGTGCCTTTGTCAATTTTTGACGAAATCAGAAACGGAACAGCTTTTACTAGATCACAGTATTTTTATGATTTTCCTATTCCTTTTTACGGATGGAATCGTGAAGGACAAACTGTTCAAGAAGGAATCAAACAAAACTGGTGGCGTCAAGGAATGATGGGATCTGTTTTAGCGCATTATGAAGGAATCAAAGCTTTCTCTGAAACAGATTTTAGAGAAGATCTTAAAAGTTTAGATATACCAGTTCTTGTATTGCACGGAGAAGATGATCAGATCGTTCCTTATCATCAAGCACCAAAATCAGCTGCATTGCTGAAAAACGGAAAATTGATTTCGTATCCAGGGTTTCCTCACGGAATGCCTACAACTGAGGCAGAAACAATCAACAAGGATATTTTGGCTTTCATCAAATAA